One window of the Danaus plexippus chromosome 25, MEX_DaPlex, whole genome shotgun sequence genome contains the following:
- the LOC116775367 gene encoding mitochondrial S-adenosylmethionine carrier protein-like, with translation MEGSENQRSNRSYLSPLLAGALAGVSVDVTLYPLDTIKTRLQSQQGFYKAGGFRGVYQGLLTVATASMPTTALFFACYEATKNVCTPMVSPQYAPLVYMLSASVGEVCACVVRVPAEVAKQRKQTYVGTEKCSSIGILMKAFKLQGVSGVYRGFLSTVLRDLPFSFLELPLWEFLKQQLRDRNDGHITSLQSAACGSLAGGAAAAATTPLDLAKTRIMLAECSRRPSIGLVLQDIYLQGGVRGLFAGVLPRVTAFMLGGFVFFGVYDDTKKLFDDYFHR, from the exons atggAGGGTTCAGAGAATCAAAGGTCCAACAGGTCCTACTTATCACCGTTGTTG GCGGGAGCTCTGGCCGGTGTGTCTGTGGATGTAACTCTGTATCCTTTAGACACTATTAAAACCCGTCTTCAAAGCCAACAAGGCTTCTACAAGGCCGGTGGGTTCAGAGGAGTGTATCAAG GTCTATTGACAGTGGCCACGGCGTCCATGCCCACTACAGCCCTGTTCTTTGCCTGTTATGAGGCCACTAAGAATGTCTGCACACCAATGGTGTCTCCACAATATGCTCCCTTAGTGTATATGTTATCAGCGAGTGTGGGAGAAGTT TGTGCGTGCGTAGTCCGTGTGCCGGCTGAAGTAGCCAAGCAGAGGAAACAAACATATGTGGGGACAGAAAAGTGTAGCAGCATTGGGATACTGATGAAG GCCTTCAAGCTGCAGGGTGTCAGCGGCGTGTACCGCGGCTTCCTGTCCACGGTCCTCCGCGACCTTCCCTTCAGTTTCCTGGAGCTGCCTCTGTGGGAGTTCCTCAAACAGCAGCTCCGCGACAGAAACGACGGACACATCACCAGCCTGCAG AGCGCCGCGTGCGGGTCGCTGGCGGGcggggcggcggcggcggccaCCACGCCTCTGGACCTGGCCAAGACCCGCATCATGCTAGCGGAGTGCTCGCGCCGGCCCTCCATCGGCCTCGTGCTGCAGGACATCTACCTCCAGGGCGGGGTGCGCGGGTTGTTCGCGGGCGTGCTGCCGCGGGTCACCGCCTTCATGCTGGGCGGCTTCGTCTTCTTCGGGGTCTACGACGACACCAAGAAGCTGTTCGACGACTACTTCCACAGATAG